In Danaus plexippus chromosome 14, MEX_DaPlex, whole genome shotgun sequence, a single genomic region encodes these proteins:
- the LOC116769806 gene encoding uncharacterized protein LOC116769806 produces the protein MLNLLRIALFIVAINADLLNHERTKGATLKPISVCCDIPELGDPKPLAECSNMKLQGPCSDVQCVFEKSGFLLDKQTLNKEGYRNHLMKWLEGHKEWKDGIEKAISDCVDVDLRQYLDYPCKAYDVFTCTGIAMLKKCPKDSWKC, from the exons atgttaaatttattgcgaatagcattatttattgtg GCGATAAATGCGGATCTGTTAAATCATGAGCGAACCAAGGGAGCCACTctt aagccGATATCAGTATGCTGCGATATTCCAGAACTAGGTGATCCGAAACCTCTGGCTGAATGCTCAAATATGAAGCTGCAAGGCCCT tgCAGCGACGTTCAGTGTGTTTTTGAAAAATCTGGCTTCCTCCTAGACAAGCAGACTCTCAACAAAGAAGGGTACAGGAACCATTTAATGAAATGGCTCGAAGGTCACAAGGAATGGAAAGATGGTATCGAAAAGGCCATAAGTGACTGCGTCGATGTGGACCTCAGGCAGTACTTGGACTACCCTTGCAAGGCCTACGACGTATTTACCTGCACAGGAATAGCTATGTTAAAA AAATGTCCGAAGGATTCCTGGAAATGCTGA
- the LOC116769490 gene encoding general odorant-binding protein 66-like has product MIGISFCVILTIFQVVLSDVPPHCRGPPPGGANPSDCCKLPKVFTEEDFKECGIEKPTKERRVPECSKQICLLKRYELMKDDTNVDKDAVAAFLDKYSEGDEDMQSAVEATKQKCLNNDFPNIPEICEPSKIVFCVAGSMLMNCPKWDESEDCQKLKDHFENCNKYFPKK; this is encoded by the exons ATGATAGGAATCAGTTTCTGTGTGATATTGACGATTTTCCAA GTTGTGTTATCCGACGTGCCCCCTCACTGTAGAGGACCGCCGCCCGGTGGG GCTAATCCAAGTGACTGTTGCAAGTTACCAAAGGTTTTTACTGAAGAAGACTTCAAAGAGTGCGGTATTGAAAAACCAACAAAAGAAAGGAGAGTTCCCGAG tgTTCCAAGCAAATTTGTCTACTGAAACGATATGAACTGATGAAAGATGATACAAATGTTGATAAAGATGCTGTAGCCGCCTTTCTCGATAAATATAGTGAGGGAGACGAGGACATGCAAAGTGCTGTAGAAGCCACCAAACAGAAGTGCTTGAACAACGATTTTCCGAATATCCCAGAAATATGTGAACCGAGCAAAATCGTCTTTTGTGTTGCAGGCTCGATGTTAATg aACTGTCCTAAGTGGGATGAAAGTGAGGACTGCCAAAAACTTAAAGATCACTTCGAAAATTGCAATAAGTATTTTCCTAAGAAATAA
- the LOC116769417 gene encoding uncharacterized protein LOC116769417 yields the protein MFLLILLSFLYVVNCQLEEKVKPERCYGDDKIMDRRCCVFPPFFKRDIARSCGARFALMEIVRDHNVTNLRRANANEDCNYWKCLLNKYGMLDSNDNLNVDNYFSHLDRWLSLNPDFNPALLNARTYCRDLKRYYFPLTPCEFYEFHLCIRGHVNVHCPVFIQSKECMEWKEFYNDCKEYYI from the exons ATGTTCTTATTAATTCTCCTTTCCTTTTTATATGTA gttAATTGTCAACTGGAAGAAAAAGTGAAACCAGAAAGATGCTATGGTGATGACAAGATTATG GATAGACGGTGTTGTGTATTTCCACCATTCTTCAAACGAGATATTGCCAGATCCTGCGGTGCTAGGTTCGCTCTCATGGAAATAGTTAGGGATCATAACGTAACCAACTTAAGAAGAGCGAACGCTAATGAAgat TGCAATTATTGGAAATGTCTGCTAAACAAATACGGCATGTTGGACTCCAACGATAATCTGAATGtcgataattattttagtcaCCTCGACAGGTGGTTGTCACTCAATCCAGATTTTAATCCAGCATTATTGAACGCTAGAACTTATTGTCGTGACTTAAAAAGATACTACTTCCCTCTCACGCCTTgtgaattttatgaatttcacCTTTGTATACGAGGACACGTTAATGTG CACTGTCCAGTGTTTATTCAATCGAAGGAATGTATGGAATGGAAGGAATTTTACAACGACTGCAAAgagtattacatataa
- the LOC116769416 gene encoding uncharacterized protein LOC116769416, producing the protein MRVIIYVLVAGVCVSAQSNQIRRTKLPYVADAVGNSLPPPSSGPATVGSPVNLLTPDKYEFYTFDESGELVKRLMTLEEIQAIVAAGEETDGLVTFANDNLPTLTFNFSQPSQTKVHNVVANVQNVLKAQMEAHKNKPYIQPTLDTPDVSDSWSLILPSIFGNTGMDIVPDKLSDSFITPETETMDINSFNKEGVNSQSKESNDIPIHPNSETNKNTGIFESTTEIPSTTNKSLEPTTSPITTTTTTTTTTTTQKPISTTRQEILTTTQKLSSTTVRPTTTRKIDLEAKPMYKPKENSTDSTNISNSTEEYKITSTKQPFTAISSEGTPPKQVPTTLSLGDNFNKSAIKKSNITKTSTNTVADIKQSHEEGNYIPVSTVSYITESSTKRIILNNKYPMSSNENSLQIKKTTVTSTNKPIVDKDNEFEKQNATTMTTQSISPSTSISSIEFSSTLKQESPSNYEQKIPTPFIDTQNDNSDSAIPLFDVAQSLSQIASDLSGNFSPVPTSTNLLETTKINNIDIESKENLEIDIPTESSIELDVKANKTEEEDKFVKISTFEPAGNGVNVKDEVLNSSHNLDGSLELKPSMTSSPPLTNMDTLLSESMDNLLSQVANEDPDSTTVVSSENNNETNDIITTTSLDLTTVNTFNLETTTENYQTETTTTLPITSNDIIMEKNNDNDKINKKDTISDPFLLLNKTLQTKTNSVLASESVTTDTISTPKDNVQVTTRAPINHLQQETLTMTNDNQQTISTIKITSSVNDINTTNVPHTMQESNKSSNINKQQKISEGLPKIDDFKKKIQKVNIDDKEFSNERNSSWKLVPTVVKLSELAKDKQNVEGFYTPDNDKDIILEFPKENQGLEVTTKDLRDDIMEFTELCNELAFKYWNIMTEKIDKKRSMVFSPYSITSMAAMMFMGAKGSTSGEMNEVLRLDDMVTFNPHFTLKNISDSIDTTPASGVAVSVFIRELYSERNKGKFLTFYKERAQHFYNGHVEEVNFKLISDIIRRRTNLLVKRYSWGKISEYMKSNSIIMNPPLAAFAANIFYTDCNGSSVEGRDGEMYFVVSPSVRQRRLVPVPAVVYRGNFLAGYDPVLDATAAALGNTKSIISTLFLMPGQQGNVVQADDLENLEKRLLKSDPITPAWNRLLRTLLPRFGLELQIPRYMHKSVFNVSSTLQRMGLKDLFSEEHADLGGLNGPSKDLYLTDMIQQSSFATCGEGLIGEQHHIEEYPDTIEVRSKRRTSRWNTGWAEPRDYQRAFHDPHDAGEAMYLPLHLRPRQARLPTRSSQPARLKFDRPFLYFVRHNPSGMILYVGRYNPRLLP; encoded by the exons ATGCGGGTTATTATATACGTGCTCGTTGCCGGTGTTTGCGTTAGCGCACAGAGTAATCAGATCAG GCGCACGAAGCTTCCGTACGTAGCTGACGCGGTTGGAAATAGTCTACCTCCTCCATCGAGTGGTCCAGCGACCGTCGGGAGCCCCGTGAACTTATTAACCCCAGATAAATATGAGTTTTATACTTTTGATGAATCTGGTGAACTGGTTAAAAGATTAATGACTTTAGAAGAAATACAAGCAATAGTAGCAGCAGGTGAAGAAACAGACGGTCTGGTTACTTTCGCTAATGATAATTTACCGACATTAACATTTAACTTTAGTCAACCTTCACAAACTAAAGTACACAATGTTGTTGCTAACGTTCAAAATGTTCTTAAAGCACAAATGGAagctcataaaaataaaccttatatCCAACCAACGTTAGATACACCAGACGTGTCAGATTCTTGGAGTTTGATACTGCCATCAATATTTGGTAATACTGGAATGGACATAGTCCCAGATAAATTATCGGATTCCTTTATCACGCCAGAAACCGAAACAATGGATATTAATAGTTTCAATAAGGAAGGTGTGAACTCACAAAGTAAAGAAAGCAACGACATACCAATACATCCAAATTCAGAGACGAATAAAAATACTGGTATATTTGAAAGTACAACCGAAATACCTTCAACTACAAACAAATCTTTAGAACCAACTACATCACCGattacaacaacaacaacaacaacaacaacaacaacaacacaaAAACCTATTTCAACCACAAGACAGGAAATCTTAACTACGACTCAAAAGCTGTCCTCAACTACTGTAAGGCCGACTACAACTAGAAAAATTGACTTGGAAGCAAAACCGATGTATAAACCTAAAGAAAATTCAACAGATTCTACAAATATTTCCAATTCCACTGAGGAATACAAAATTACGTCAACAAAACAACCATTTACTGCCATATCTAGTGAAGGTACGCCTCCCAAACAAGTACCTACAACACTAAGCCTAggcgataattttaataaatcggctattaaaaaatctaatattaccAAAACAAGTACCAATACTGTTGCAGACATAAAGCAATCTCACGAAGAAGGGAATTATATTCCTGTTTCTACAGTGTCATATATAACGGAAAGTTCTactaaaagaattatattgaataataagtATCCCATGTCTTCTAATGAAAattctttacaaattaaaaaaactacagtCACCAGCACAAACAAACCTATTGTAGACAAAGACAACgaatttgaaaaacaaaatgcaACCACTATGACTACTCAATCTATTTCTCCTTCAACTTCTATATCTTCTATAGAATTTTCTTCAACGTTGAAACAAGAATCGCCAAGcaattatgaacaaaaaattcCGACACCTTTTATTGAtactcaaaatgataattCAGACTCTGCCATACCTTTGTTTGATGTTGCACAAAGCTTAAGTCAAATAGCTTCAGATTTAAGTGGAAATTTTTCCCCCGTTCCAACATCcacaaatttattagaaacaactaaaattaacaatatagaTATCGAGAGTAAGgaaaatttagaaatagaTATACCAACGGAATCAAGCATCGAACTTGACGTCAAAGCAAATAAAACTGAAGAAGAAGATAAGTTTGTAAAAATTTCTACTTTTGAACCTGCTGGGAATGGCGTGAATGTTAAAGATGAAGTTCTGAATTCATCCCATAACTTAGACGGTTCATTAGAGCTTAAACCATCGATGACGTCATCTCCTCCATTGACTAACATGGACACTCTTTTATCAGAATCGATGGATAATCTTCTTTCTCAAGTCGCTAACGAAGATCCCGATTCTACGACTGTTGTGTCATCtgaaaataacaatgaaactAATGATATAATTACTACAACATCTCTTGATTTGACTACAGTTAACACTTTTAATCTAGAAACGACGACAGAAAATTATCAGACAGAGACAACAACGACTTTGCCAATAACCAgcaatgatattataatggagaagaataatgataatgacaaaataaataaaaaagatactaTTTCAGATccatttttactattaaataaaacgttacaAACTAAGACAAACAGTGTTCTTGCATCTGAATCTGTAACTACTGACACTATATCTACTCCCAAAGATAATGTTCAAGTGACCACTAGAGCTCCCATTAATCATTTACAACAAGAAACTTTAACAATGACCAATGATAACCAACAAACTATtagtacaattaaaattactagttCTGTAAACGATATTAACACAACTAACGTACCACATACGATGCAAGAATCAAATAAAAGCagcaatataaacaaacaacaaaaaatatccgaGGGTTTACCTAAAATCGACgattttaagaaaaagatTCAAAAGGTCAATATTGACGACAAAGAGTTTTCTAATGAGAGAAACAGTTCCTGGAAACTGGTACCTACAGTCGTTAAATTAAGTGAACTTGCAAAGGACAAACAAAATGTCGAGGGATTTTACACTCCCGATAATgacaaagatataattttggaATTTCCAAAGGAAAATCAAGGTTTAGAAGTGACCACGAAAGATTTACGTGACGACATAATGGAATTCACGGAGCTTTGTAATGAATTGGCATTTAAATACTGGAATATCATGACGGAAAAGATAGATAAGAAACGTAGTATGGTATTCTCACCATATTCTATAACTTCTATGGCGGCCATGATGTTCATGGGAGCCAAAGGTTCTACATCAGGGGAAATGAATGAAGTGCTGAGACTTGATGACATGGTTACATTCAATCCTCACTTCACATTGAAGAACATCTCCGATTCCATAGACACAACACCCGCTTCGGGCGTCGCTGTATCAGTGTTCATAAGAGAACTGTACAGTGAAAGAAATAAGGGTAAATTTTTAACCTTCTATAAAGAGAGAGCTCAACATTTCTACAACGGACATGTGGAGGaagtaaactttaaattgATTAGCGATATAATACGACGAAGAACTAATTTACTCGTGAAAAGATATTCCTGGGGTAAAATTTCAGAATATATGAAAAGTAACAGCATTATTATGAACCCACCTCTAGCGGCTTTTGCAGCCAACATATTTTAC ACCGATTGCAACGGATCGTCCGTTGAAGGAAGGGATGGCGAGATGTATTTCGTTGTATCACCTAGTGTGAGACAGCGTCGCCTGGTGCCTGTACCAGCCGTGGTCTACCGTGGTAACTTCCTCGCTGGTTACGACCCCGTCCTCGATGCGACAGCAGCAGCTTTAGGTAACACGAAATCTATAATCAGCACTCTCTTCCTCATGCCGGGCCAGCAAGGGAACGTCGTTCAAGCTGATGATTTGGAGAATCTTGAGAAGAGATTATTGAAATCTGATCCTATCACACCAGCGTGGAACAGATTATTGCGTACCCTACTTCCTAGGTTTGGCTTGGAATTGCAAATACCTAGATACATGCACAAATCCGTGTTCAACGTTTCATCGACATTGCAACGCATGGGATTAAAGGATTTGTTTAGTGAGGAACACGCTGACCTGGGTGGTTTGAACGGTCCGTCGAAGGACCTTTATCTCACTGATATGATTCAACAAAGCTCATTCGCTACCTGCGGGGAAGGTCTCATTGGTGAGCAGCATCATATTGAGGAATATCCTGATACGATCGAAGTGAGATCGAAACGTAGGACGTCTAGATGGAACACAGGCTGGGCTGAGCCTAGAGATTACCAACGAGCTTTCCACGATCCCCATGACGCTGGTGAAGCGATGTACTTACCCCTGCATTTACGACCGAGGCAGGCCAGACTCCCCACCAGGAGTTCCCAACCAGCTAGATTAAAATTCGATAGGCCTTTCCTATACTTCGTCAGACATAACCCATCTGGAATGATTCTTTATGTGGGCCGTTACAATCCCAGGCTCTTACCTTAA